Proteins encoded within one genomic window of Micromonospora halotolerans:
- a CDS encoding glycoside hydrolase family 9 protein — protein MTPPRRRLAALAAATTLALTGGTAGPARAEVPPDAPEQLRNGDFSAGTSPWFSYGTGDLGVTDGRLCTTVPGGLANPWDAGIGQDAVPLIAGAEYELSFDVSATPGAAVRAVLQLGSAPYTTYASVDATASAAARHVTTTFTAPADNAGAQLIFQVGGSVEAQTFCLDDVSLRGGEAAPPYEPDTGPRVRVNQVGYLPGGPKNATVVTDAAEALPWQLRSAAGTVVADGTATPRGVDPASGQRVQTVDFSAYRTPGTGYTLVVDGETSHPFDITGTLYDRLRADSLQFFYAQRSGAPIDGDLIGAGYTRPAGHLGVAPNQGDTDVPCQPGVCDYSLDVRGGWYDAGDHGKYVVNGGIATYQLLNAFERTRTAESAGGGTALGDATLRVPERGNQVPDILDEARWELEFLLRMQVPAGQPLAGMVHHKIHDRNWTGLPLAPQDDPQPRELHPPSTAATLNLAAVAAQCARLYAPYDAAFAARCGAAARTAYAAAKAHPAVYASASDGTGGGAYDDTNVTDEFYWAAVELWLTTGEAAYLTDLTASPLHTADVFAAGGAFGWQSVAALGRLDLATVPNGLPAAERTRIRASVTAAADRYLATVRDQAYGLPLPGAADAYVWGSNSNLVNNAVVLATAFDLSRDAKYRDGAVQSADYLLGRNALNMSYVTGWGEQHARNQHSRIFAHQLDPDLPNPPAGSLAGGPNAALQDPYAANLLADCAPMLCYVDDINSYATNEVAINWNSALAWLASFLADQGDAAAVPAPACAVTYTTHGSWPDGFTTQVTVKNTGSSAVNGWSLRWAFTGDQKVSGYWSAKVTQSGATVTAKNESWNARIAPGGTVTFGLNGSTSGGPNPNPNLITLNGTACTIS, from the coding sequence GTGACCCCACCCCGACGTCGGCTCGCCGCCCTCGCCGCGGCCACCACCCTGGCGCTCACCGGCGGCACCGCCGGCCCGGCCCGCGCCGAGGTGCCGCCGGACGCCCCCGAACAACTGCGCAACGGCGACTTCAGCGCCGGCACGTCCCCCTGGTTCTCCTACGGCACCGGCGACCTCGGGGTGACCGACGGCCGGCTCTGCACGACCGTCCCCGGCGGCCTGGCGAACCCCTGGGACGCCGGCATCGGGCAGGACGCCGTGCCGCTGATCGCCGGCGCCGAGTACGAGCTCTCCTTCGACGTCTCCGCCACCCCCGGGGCCGCCGTCCGGGCGGTGCTCCAGCTCGGCAGCGCCCCCTACACGACCTACGCGAGCGTCGACGCCACCGCGAGCGCCGCCGCCCGCCACGTCACCACGACGTTCACCGCACCGGCCGACAACGCCGGAGCCCAACTGATCTTCCAGGTCGGTGGGAGCGTCGAGGCGCAGACGTTCTGCCTGGACGACGTCTCGCTGCGCGGCGGCGAGGCGGCCCCGCCGTACGAGCCGGACACCGGGCCGCGGGTGCGGGTCAACCAGGTGGGCTACCTGCCCGGCGGGCCGAAGAACGCCACCGTGGTCACCGACGCCGCCGAGGCGCTGCCCTGGCAGCTCCGCTCGGCCGCCGGGACCGTGGTGGCCGACGGGACCGCCACCCCGCGCGGCGTCGACCCGGCGTCGGGGCAGCGGGTGCAGACCGTCGACTTCTCCGCGTACCGCACCCCGGGCACCGGCTACACGCTTGTCGTCGACGGGGAGACCAGCCACCCGTTCGACATCACCGGCACCCTCTACGACCGGCTGCGCGCCGACTCGCTCCAGTTCTTCTACGCCCAGCGCAGCGGCGCCCCGATCGACGGCGACCTGATCGGCGCCGGCTACACCCGCCCGGCCGGCCACCTCGGCGTGGCGCCCAACCAGGGCGACACCGACGTGCCCTGCCAACCCGGCGTCTGCGACTACTCCCTCGACGTGCGCGGCGGCTGGTACGACGCCGGCGACCACGGCAAGTACGTGGTCAACGGCGGCATCGCCACCTACCAGCTGCTCAACGCCTTCGAACGCACCAGGACCGCCGAGAGCGCCGGCGGCGGGACGGCGCTGGGCGACGCCACCCTGCGGGTGCCCGAGCGGGGCAACCAGGTCCCGGACATCCTCGACGAGGCCCGCTGGGAGCTGGAGTTCCTGCTGCGCATGCAGGTGCCGGCCGGTCAACCGCTGGCCGGGATGGTCCACCACAAGATCCACGACCGGAACTGGACCGGGTTGCCGCTCGCCCCGCAGGACGACCCGCAGCCCCGCGAGCTGCACCCGCCGTCCACCGCCGCCACGCTCAACCTGGCCGCCGTGGCCGCCCAGTGCGCCCGCCTCTACGCCCCGTACGACGCCGCGTTCGCGGCCCGCTGCGGCGCCGCCGCCAGGACCGCGTACGCGGCGGCCAAGGCCCACCCGGCGGTCTACGCCTCGGCGTCCGACGGCACCGGCGGCGGCGCCTACGACGACACGAACGTGACCGACGAGTTCTACTGGGCGGCCGTCGAGCTGTGGCTGACCACCGGCGAGGCGGCGTACCTGACCGACCTCACCGCCTCGCCGCTGCACACCGCCGACGTCTTCGCCGCCGGCGGGGCGTTCGGCTGGCAGAGCGTGGCCGCGCTGGGCCGGCTCGACCTGGCCACCGTGCCCAACGGCCTGCCGGCCGCCGAGCGGACCCGGATCCGCGCCTCGGTCACCGCGGCGGCCGACCGCTACCTGGCCACCGTGCGGGACCAGGCGTACGGGCTGCCGCTGCCCGGCGCCGCCGACGCCTACGTCTGGGGCAGCAACAGCAACCTCGTCAACAACGCGGTCGTGCTGGCCACCGCGTTCGACCTGAGCCGGGACGCGAAGTACCGGGACGGGGCCGTGCAGAGCGCTGACTACCTGCTCGGCCGCAACGCGCTGAACATGTCCTACGTGACCGGCTGGGGCGAGCAGCACGCGCGCAACCAGCACAGCCGGATCTTCGCCCACCAGCTCGACCCCGACCTGCCGAACCCGCCGGCCGGTTCGCTGGCCGGCGGCCCCAACGCCGCCCTCCAGGACCCGTACGCGGCCAACCTGCTCGCCGACTGCGCGCCGATGCTCTGCTACGTCGACGACATCAACTCGTACGCGACCAACGAGGTGGCGATCAACTGGAACTCCGCGCTGGCGTGGCTGGCGTCGTTCCTCGCCGACCAGGGCGACGCGGCGGCCGTGCCGGCGCCGGCCTGCGCGGTCACGTACACCACCCACGGCAGCTGGCCGGACGGCTTCACCACCCAGGTCACCGTGAAGAACACCGGCAGCTCGGCGGTGAACGGATGGAGCCTCCGGTGGGCGTTCACCGGCGACCAGAAGGTGAGCGGCTACTGGTCGGCGAAGGTCACCCAGTCCGGCGCCACGGTCACCGCGAAGAACGAGTCGTGGAACGCGAGGATCGCCCCCGGCGGCACGGTCACCTTCGGGTTGAACGGCTCCACGTCCGGCGGCCCGAACCCCAACCCGAACCTGATCACCCTCAACGGCACCGCCTGCACCATCTCCTGA
- a CDS encoding DMT family transporter: protein MAYLFLLGAITAEVIGTSLLKATDGFTRLWPTLGVAIAYLSSFGLLSLTVRDIPVGVAYAVWSGLGTAAIMAIGAAFLGEPLSVAKVIGAGLVIAGVVVLNLGGTH, encoded by the coding sequence ATGGCCTACCTCTTCCTGCTCGGCGCGATCACCGCCGAGGTGATCGGCACCAGCCTGCTCAAGGCGACCGACGGCTTCACCCGGCTCTGGCCCACGCTCGGCGTCGCGATCGCGTACCTGTCGTCGTTCGGGCTGCTCTCCCTGACGGTCAGGGACATCCCGGTCGGCGTCGCGTACGCGGTCTGGTCCGGGCTCGGCACCGCCGCCATCATGGCGATCGGGGCGGCCTTCCTGGGTGAACCGCTCAGCGTCGCCAAGGTGATCGGCGCGGGCCTGGTGATCGCCGGAGTGGTCGTGCTGAATCTCGGCGGCACGCACTGA
- a CDS encoding GNAT family N-acetyltransferase yields the protein MERSRTARADEVTEVQRIEVASGIPFREIGMTDVADMPPLPLDVLAAAQGAGRLRVAVDAADRPVAFAVVDLVDGCAHVQQLSVDPAYARRGIGRGLLDEVAGWAAGAGLPALTLTTFRSVPWNGPYYARCGFQELTGAEVTPGLAALLAAEAALGLDPADRIAMRRPVS from the coding sequence GTGGAGCGCAGCAGGACCGCCCGGGCCGACGAGGTGACCGAGGTGCAGCGGATCGAGGTGGCCTCCGGCATCCCGTTCCGGGAGATCGGCATGACCGACGTGGCCGACATGCCACCGCTGCCACTGGACGTGCTGGCCGCCGCCCAGGGGGCTGGCCGGCTCCGGGTCGCGGTCGACGCCGCGGACCGGCCCGTGGCCTTCGCCGTGGTCGACCTGGTCGACGGCTGCGCGCACGTCCAGCAGCTCAGCGTCGACCCGGCGTACGCCCGGCGGGGGATCGGCCGGGGGTTGCTCGACGAGGTGGCCGGGTGGGCCGCCGGGGCGGGACTGCCGGCCCTGACCCTGACCACGTTCCGCAGCGTGCCGTGGAACGGGCCGTACTACGCGCGTTGCGGGTTCCAGGAGCTGACCGGCGCCGAGGTGACCCCGGGGCTGGCCGCGCTGCTGGCCGCCGAGGCGGCGCTCGGGCTCGACCCCGCCGACCGGATCGCCATGCGGCGGCCGGTGTCCTGA
- a CDS encoding serine hydrolase domain-containing protein translates to MTVNDDVSVDLGAVRAAVARQAARVTEGIADMDRYLAAQVADESHREVTGPLLAGAGASGVIRHRGEVIDTWGDPATPEMLFSGTKAVVATVAGVAFDRGLLDPAARVLDTVEHPFLAGLAVEGITWEHLLQQTSGWNGELWGKPTGVDAQSRREGFEREGAPGTGWAYNDVRVNLLCLALTLLFRRPLGDVLHEAVLGPLGASSSWSWHGYADSLVELDGIRVPVVSGGAHWGGGLWIPATDLALLGEVYRGGGAWRGRRLLSAEWIRRTWAPCPLNPDYGYLWWRNDSGRVQPGAPPTGRCARGNGGRHLLWVDPARELVIASHWGDRVAELITEVSAVLPAHR, encoded by the coding sequence ATGACCGTCAACGACGACGTCAGCGTCGACCTCGGCGCGGTGCGCGCCGCCGTCGCCCGACAGGCCGCGCGGGTGACCGAGGGTATCGCCGACATGGACCGCTACCTTGCGGCGCAGGTGGCTGACGAGTCGCACCGCGAGGTGACCGGGCCGTTGCTGGCGGGCGCCGGGGCGAGCGGCGTGATCCGCCACCGGGGCGAGGTGATCGACACCTGGGGCGACCCGGCGACGCCGGAGATGCTGTTCAGCGGCACGAAGGCCGTCGTCGCCACGGTTGCCGGGGTGGCCTTCGACCGGGGCCTGCTCGACCCGGCGGCGCGGGTGCTCGACACCGTCGAACACCCGTTCCTCGCCGGCCTCGCGGTCGAGGGGATCACCTGGGAGCACCTGCTCCAGCAGACCAGCGGCTGGAACGGCGAGCTCTGGGGCAAGCCCACCGGGGTGGACGCGCAGAGCCGCCGCGAGGGCTTCGAGCGGGAGGGCGCGCCCGGCACCGGGTGGGCCTACAACGACGTCCGGGTGAACCTGCTCTGCCTGGCGCTGACCCTGCTGTTCCGCCGGCCGCTCGGCGACGTGCTCCACGAGGCCGTGCTGGGTCCCCTCGGTGCCTCCTCTTCCTGGTCCTGGCACGGGTACGCGGACTCGCTGGTCGAGCTCGACGGGATCCGGGTGCCAGTGGTCAGCGGCGGCGCGCACTGGGGTGGAGGGCTCTGGATTCCGGCCACCGATCTGGCGCTGTTGGGCGAGGTCTACCGGGGCGGCGGGGCCTGGCGCGGCCGGCGGCTGCTCAGCGCGGAGTGGATCCGCCGCACGTGGGCGCCGTGCCCGCTCAACCCCGACTACGGCTACCTCTGGTGGCGCAACGACTCGGGTCGGGTGCAGCCGGGCGCGCCCCCGACGGGCCGCTGCGCGCGGGGTAACGGCGGCCGCCACCTGCTCTGGGTCGACCCTGCCCGCGAGCTGGTCATCGCCTCCCACTGGGGCGACCGCGTCGCCGAGCTGATCACCGAGGTCTCCGCGGTCCTGCCCGCACACCGCTGA
- a CDS encoding MFS transporter has protein sequence MGRISRIPPPGALRTLSLATLANTVGSGLWLAGGALYLTRDVGLSPAAVGAGLTVAWLVGLSASVPLGALADRRDPRSLRAAIQLGQAVAAAAYLLVGSMPVFLAVAILETLLASGNLAVRATLVAAVAGPRGRVHAFATLRAVANLGIAVGAALAGFALAVDTHRAYQVLVVGNAATYLLSAVLLMRLPAHRPAPRAPTAGRPRRARALRDGRFLAVSGASAVLALHLTVLTLVVPLWTVTRAGAPPPVVSAVLLTNTVLTVLLAVRLSRGADTAAPAARKLRRAGLVLAAATPLYAATAGLPTVPAVVLLLFATAVWTFGDLWHGAAGAGLAYDLAPPDAIGAYQGADGLLAGLARAVGPALLTLLVLDGGVPGWLALGALFAGVGLAAPALTRWALANREPAPPLAGDRPAAPV, from the coding sequence ATGGGTCGGATCTCGCGGATCCCGCCGCCGGGCGCGCTGCGCACCCTCTCCCTGGCCACCCTGGCCAACACGGTGGGCTCCGGGCTCTGGCTGGCCGGCGGCGCCCTCTACCTGACCCGTGACGTCGGGCTCTCCCCCGCCGCGGTCGGCGCCGGCCTCACCGTCGCCTGGCTGGTCGGGCTCTCCGCCAGCGTGCCACTCGGCGCGCTGGCCGACCGACGTGACCCGCGGAGCCTCCGCGCCGCCATCCAGCTGGGCCAGGCGGTCGCGGCGGCGGCGTACCTGCTGGTGGGGTCGATGCCGGTGTTCCTCGCGGTCGCGATCCTCGAAACCCTGCTGGCCTCCGGCAACCTGGCGGTCCGCGCCACGCTCGTCGCCGCGGTCGCCGGCCCGCGGGGCCGGGTGCACGCCTTCGCCACCCTGCGCGCGGTGGCCAACCTGGGCATCGCGGTCGGCGCCGCGCTGGCCGGGTTCGCCCTGGCCGTGGACACCCACCGGGCGTACCAGGTGCTGGTGGTCGGGAACGCGGCCACCTACCTGCTGTCGGCGGTGCTGCTGATGCGACTCCCGGCCCACCGGCCGGCGCCCCGCGCTCCCACGGCCGGCCGACCGCGACGGGCGCGGGCGCTGCGGGACGGAAGGTTCCTCGCCGTGAGCGGCGCGTCGGCGGTGCTGGCCCTGCACCTGACCGTGCTCACGCTCGTGGTGCCGCTCTGGACGGTCACCCGGGCCGGCGCGCCGCCGCCGGTGGTGTCGGCGGTGCTGCTGACCAACACGGTGCTCACCGTGCTGCTGGCGGTCCGGCTGAGCCGGGGCGCGGACACCGCCGCTCCCGCCGCCCGGAAGCTGCGCCGGGCCGGCCTCGTGCTGGCGGCGGCGACGCCGCTCTACGCGGCCACCGCGGGCCTGCCCACCGTCCCGGCGGTCGTGCTGCTGCTGTTCGCCACGGCGGTCTGGACGTTCGGTGACCTGTGGCACGGCGCCGCCGGGGCGGGGCTCGCCTACGACCTGGCCCCGCCGGACGCCATCGGCGCCTACCAGGGGGCCGACGGGCTGCTCGCCGGACTGGCCCGGGCGGTCGGCCCGGCCCTGCTCACCCTGCTGGTGCTCGACGGCGGGGTGCCGGGCTGGCTGGCGCTCGGCGCGCTCTTCGCCGGCGTCGGCCTGGCCGCCCCGGCGCTGACCCGGTGGGCGCTGGCGAACCGGGAGCCGGCCCCGCCGCTGGCCGGCGATCGTCCGGCCGCGCCCGTGTAG
- a CDS encoding GNAT family N-acetyltransferase produces MTDQQTIAIRPGGPDDAATVLRLLDSATAWLAARGRTGQWGTEPASTDPRRIAQADAWAGGGGLYLARLGEATVGALVVGSATAYVPPATEPELFVNLLVTDRAYAGHGIGARLLAYAAELARDRGLGLLRVDCYGGDDRALVRFYEGCGFTATDRFTVERPGRPPWPGQVLERRLG; encoded by the coding sequence ATGACGGACCAGCAGACCATCGCGATCCGCCCCGGCGGGCCGGACGACGCCGCCACCGTGCTGCGGCTGCTCGACAGCGCCACCGCGTGGCTGGCGGCGCGCGGCCGGACCGGCCAGTGGGGCACCGAGCCGGCCTCGACCGACCCGCGCCGGATCGCGCAGGCCGACGCGTGGGCGGGCGGCGGCGGGCTGTACCTGGCCCGGCTCGGCGAGGCCACGGTGGGCGCCCTCGTGGTGGGATCGGCCACCGCGTACGTGCCGCCGGCCACCGAACCGGAGCTGTTCGTCAACCTGCTCGTCACCGACCGGGCGTACGCGGGCCACGGGATCGGGGCGCGGCTGCTCGCGTACGCCGCGGAGCTGGCCCGGGACCGTGGCCTGGGGCTGCTCCGGGTGGACTGCTACGGCGGGGACGACCGGGCGCTGGTCCGGTTCTACGAGGGCTGCGGCTTCACGGCCACCGACCGGTTCACCGTCGAGCGCCCGGGCCGGCCGCCGTGGCCCGGGCAGGTGCTGGAACGCCGCCTGGGCTGA
- a CDS encoding UBP-type zinc finger domain-containing protein, giving the protein MSCQHLTEAGDAEPTTTTECPDCVAIGNDDWVHLRACLTCGHVGCCDSSPYQHATKHFESSGHPVMRSVQPGETWRWCFVDEEIG; this is encoded by the coding sequence GTGAGCTGCCAGCACCTGACCGAGGCGGGCGACGCCGAGCCGACGACCACGACCGAGTGCCCCGACTGCGTGGCCATCGGCAACGACGACTGGGTGCACCTGCGGGCCTGCCTGACCTGCGGGCACGTGGGCTGTTGCGACTCCTCGCCCTACCAGCACGCCACGAAGCACTTCGAGTCGAGCGGGCACCCGGTGATGCGCTCGGTCCAGCCCGGCGAGACCTGGCGCTGGTGCTTCGTCGACGAGGAGATCGGCTGA
- a CDS encoding Na+/H+ antiporter yields the protein MEALIEVVAFLAIATFGAALARRLGLLAPILLVVLGLVLSFVPGFPQVRLDPELVLVGILPPLLYVAALKTSVPAFRLNLRPILLLAVGLVLFTAFVVGTVVHLILPGVPYAICLALGAVVAPPDAVAATAVARRVGLPRRIVTILEGESLVNDATALVLLRVAVAAATAAGGHVGVGAVAWEVLVSAGGGVLVGLLGVVLFGSLHKRITDPVLDNALSLIVPFAVVFAAEEIHASGVVAVVVTGLGIGHKQPLLMSAASRLQVGAFWRLIQFLLEGLVFLLVGLQLPEVVRDLDEPVGRLVGVTAAVLAAVVLARFVWLVPATYLARLVPQARRREAPTPVQVPFVIGWAGMRGVVTLAAALALPLTLANDRAYPRQLFIWLAFAVIVVTLVGQGATLPAVARAAKLPPDDPVQDALSAAAVQQQAGRAARERLEELAGGAPDAVVERLRGLVQSRTNLAWERLGGEERETPSRAYGRLRQEMIDAEREVFRAARDSGKIPEEVLVRAYRDLDLEESLLRQETDE from the coding sequence ATGGAAGCTCTGATCGAGGTCGTGGCCTTTCTCGCGATCGCGACCTTCGGCGCGGCGCTGGCCCGGCGACTCGGCCTGCTGGCGCCGATCCTGCTGGTCGTGCTCGGCCTCGTGCTGTCCTTCGTGCCGGGCTTCCCCCAGGTCCGCCTCGACCCGGAACTGGTGCTGGTGGGCATCCTGCCGCCGCTGCTCTACGTGGCCGCGCTGAAGACGTCGGTGCCGGCGTTCCGGCTCAACCTCCGGCCGATCCTGCTGCTCGCCGTCGGGCTGGTGCTCTTCACCGCGTTCGTGGTGGGCACCGTCGTCCACCTGATCCTGCCCGGCGTCCCGTACGCGATCTGCCTGGCGCTCGGCGCGGTCGTGGCGCCGCCCGACGCGGTCGCCGCCACCGCGGTGGCCCGGCGGGTGGGCCTGCCCCGGCGGATCGTGACGATCCTGGAGGGGGAGAGCCTGGTCAACGACGCCACGGCGCTGGTGCTGCTGCGGGTGGCGGTGGCCGCCGCCACCGCGGCCGGCGGTCACGTCGGGGTCGGCGCGGTGGCCTGGGAGGTGCTGGTGTCCGCCGGCGGCGGCGTCCTCGTCGGGCTGCTCGGCGTGGTGCTCTTCGGCTCCCTGCACAAGCGCATCACCGACCCGGTGCTGGACAACGCGCTGTCGCTGATCGTGCCGTTCGCGGTGGTCTTCGCCGCCGAGGAGATCCACGCCTCCGGGGTGGTCGCCGTGGTGGTCACCGGGCTGGGCATCGGGCACAAGCAGCCGCTGCTGATGTCCGCCGCGTCCCGGCTCCAGGTGGGTGCGTTCTGGCGGCTGATCCAGTTCCTGCTGGAGGGGCTGGTCTTCCTGCTGGTCGGCCTGCAGTTGCCCGAGGTGGTCCGGGACCTGGACGAGCCGGTCGGCCGGCTGGTCGGGGTCACCGCCGCGGTGCTGGCCGCCGTCGTGCTGGCCCGGTTCGTCTGGCTCGTCCCCGCCACCTACCTGGCCCGGCTGGTGCCGCAGGCCCGCCGCCGGGAGGCGCCGACCCCGGTGCAGGTCCCGTTCGTCATCGGCTGGGCCGGGATGCGCGGCGTGGTCACCCTCGCCGCCGCGCTCGCGCTGCCGCTCACCCTGGCCAACGACCGGGCGTACCCGCGGCAGCTGTTCATCTGGCTCGCGTTCGCGGTGATCGTGGTGACGCTGGTCGGGCAGGGCGCCACCCTGCCGGCCGTGGCGCGGGCGGCGAAACTGCCGCCGGACGACCCGGTGCAGGACGCGCTCTCCGCCGCCGCCGTGCAGCAGCAGGCCGGCCGGGCCGCCCGGGAACGGCTGGAGGAGCTGGCGGGCGGGGCGCCGGACGCTGTCGTGGAACGGCTGCGCGGGCTGGTGCAGAGCCGCACCAACCTGGCGTGGGAACGGCTCGGGGGTGAGGAGCGGGAGACCCCCTCGCGGGCGTACGGTCGACTGCGGCAGGAGATGATCGACGCGGAGCGGGAGGTGTTCCGGGCCGCCCGTGACTCCGGGAAGATCCCGGAGGAGGTGCTGGTCCGCGCCTACCGCGACCTGGACCTGGAGGAGTCGTTGCTGCGACAGGAGACCGACGAGTGA
- a CDS encoding TIGR03885 family FMN-dependent LLM class oxidoreductase, producing MTVFGFHASHEQIHPAQLLAAVIHAERAGFDAAMSSDHFSPWSARQGHSGFAWSWLGAALQATNLPFGVVNAPGQRYHPAVVAQAIGTLAAMYPGRFWAALGTGEASNEHITGTGWPRKDVRAARLRECVDVIRALLSGEEVSHDGLVTVDRAKLWTRPEQPPALIGAAVSVETARWCAEWADGLITVNAPVAHLRRMIDAYRDAGGRGPLHLQVHVSWAPEQAEAEAVAYDQWRSNVFAPPVCWDLELAEHFDAVSENVPMERVTSVVNVSADLGRHVGWLEEYLALGFDQIALHHVGQEQRAFIDTFGAEVLPKLRTAS from the coding sequence ATGACGGTGTTCGGCTTCCACGCGTCCCACGAGCAGATCCACCCGGCCCAACTGCTGGCGGCGGTGATCCACGCCGAGCGGGCCGGCTTCGACGCCGCCATGTCCTCGGACCACTTCTCGCCGTGGAGCGCCCGGCAGGGCCACTCCGGCTTCGCCTGGTCCTGGCTCGGCGCCGCGCTCCAGGCCACCAACCTGCCGTTCGGCGTGGTCAACGCGCCCGGCCAGCGCTACCACCCGGCCGTCGTCGCGCAGGCCATCGGCACCCTGGCCGCCATGTACCCGGGCCGGTTCTGGGCCGCGCTTGGCACGGGCGAGGCGAGCAACGAGCACATCACCGGCACCGGCTGGCCGCGCAAGGACGTCCGCGCCGCCCGGCTGCGCGAGTGCGTGGACGTGATCCGGGCGCTCCTCTCCGGCGAGGAGGTCAGCCACGACGGCCTGGTCACCGTGGACCGGGCGAAGCTGTGGACCCGGCCCGAGCAGCCGCCCGCGCTCATCGGCGCGGCGGTCAGCGTCGAGACCGCCCGCTGGTGCGCCGAGTGGGCCGACGGGCTGATCACCGTCAACGCGCCGGTGGCGCACCTGCGGCGCATGATCGACGCCTACCGGGACGCCGGCGGGCGCGGGCCTTTGCACCTGCAGGTGCACGTGAGCTGGGCGCCCGAGCAGGCCGAGGCCGAGGCCGTCGCGTACGACCAGTGGCGCAGCAACGTCTTCGCCCCGCCGGTCTGCTGGGATCTGGAACTGGCCGAGCACTTCGACGCGGTCAGCGAGAACGTGCCGATGGAGCGCGTCACCTCGGTGGTCAACGTCTCCGCCGACCTGGGCCGGCACGTCGGCTGGCTGGAGGAGTACCTCGCCCTGGGCTTCGACCAGATCGCCCTGCACCACGTCGGGCAGGAGCAGCGCGCCTTCATCGACACCTTCGGGGCCGAGGTGCTGCCGAAGCTCCGTACCGCCTCGTGA
- a CDS encoding NADP-dependent succinic semialdehyde dehydrogenase, with translation MSIATTNPATGQVLKTYDPMSDEQIDAAIERADLAFHQLHGTTIAERGRWMIAAADLLEAERDETARLMTTEMGKTYAAAKAEVTKCATACRFYAANAPKMLADEPADAAAVKAKRAYVRHQPLGPVLAVMPWNFPLWQVMRFAAPALMAGNTGLLKHASNVPQTALYLEELFRRAGFPEGAFTTLLVGSEKVDRILSDPRVRAATLTGSERAGRSIAQIAGRELKKTVLELGGSDPFVVMPSADLDKAAEVATTARCQNNGQSCIAAKRFIVHTDVFDAFAEKFAARMSALRVGDPMDENTDVGPLASESGRDEIHAQVQDAVDNGATVLCGGEKPSGDGWYYPPTVVTDLRPGMRMWSEEVFGPVAGLYRADSYEEAIEIANGTNFGLGSNAWTEDPAEQERFAVDLDAGNVFINGMTTSYPELPFGGVRNSGYGRELSAVGMREFCNTKTVWVGEGEAGAGAGAHSE, from the coding sequence ATGTCCATCGCCACCACCAATCCCGCCACCGGACAGGTGCTCAAGACGTACGACCCCATGTCGGACGAGCAGATCGACGCGGCGATCGAGCGGGCCGACCTGGCCTTCCACCAGCTGCACGGGACCACGATCGCCGAGCGCGGCCGGTGGATGATCGCCGCCGCCGACCTGCTGGAGGCCGAGCGGGACGAGACCGCCCGGCTGATGACCACCGAGATGGGCAAGACCTACGCCGCGGCGAAGGCCGAGGTGACCAAGTGCGCCACGGCCTGCCGCTTCTACGCCGCCAACGCCCCGAAGATGCTCGCCGACGAGCCCGCCGACGCCGCCGCGGTCAAGGCCAAGCGGGCGTACGTCCGCCACCAGCCGCTCGGCCCGGTGCTGGCCGTGATGCCGTGGAACTTCCCGCTCTGGCAGGTGATGCGGTTCGCCGCACCGGCCCTCATGGCCGGCAACACCGGCCTGCTCAAGCACGCCTCCAACGTCCCGCAGACCGCCCTCTACCTGGAGGAGCTGTTCCGCCGGGCCGGCTTCCCGGAGGGCGCCTTCACCACCCTGCTGGTCGGCTCCGAGAAGGTGGACCGCATCCTCAGCGACCCCCGGGTCCGGGCCGCCACGCTCACCGGCAGCGAGCGGGCCGGCCGCTCGATCGCCCAGATCGCCGGCCGGGAGCTCAAGAAGACCGTGCTGGAGCTCGGCGGCAGCGACCCGTTCGTGGTGATGCCCTCGGCCGACCTGGACAAGGCGGCGGAGGTGGCCACCACGGCCCGCTGCCAGAACAACGGCCAGTCCTGCATCGCCGCCAAGCGGTTCATCGTGCACACCGACGTCTTCGACGCCTTCGCCGAGAAGTTCGCCGCCCGGATGTCGGCGCTGCGGGTCGGCGACCCGATGGACGAGAACACCGACGTGGGCCCACTGGCCAGCGAGAGCGGCCGGGACGAGATCCACGCCCAGGTGCAGGACGCGGTCGACAACGGCGCCACCGTGCTGTGCGGCGGGGAGAAGCCGTCCGGCGACGGCTGGTACTACCCGCCGACCGTGGTCACCGACCTGCGGCCGGGGATGCGGATGTGGTCCGAGGAGGTGTTCGGGCCGGTCGCCGGCCTCTACCGGGCCGACTCCTACGAGGAGGCCATCGAGATCGCGAACGGCACCAACTTCGGCCTCGGCTCCAACGCGTGGACCGAGGACCCGGCCGAGCAGGAGCGTTTCGCCGTCGACCTGGACGCCGGCAACGTCTTCATCAACGGCATGACCACGTCGTACCCGGAGCTGCCCTTCGGCGGGGTGCGGAACTCCGGGTACGGGCGCGAGCTGTCCGCCGTGGGCATGCGGGAGTTCTGCAACACCAAGACCGTCTGGGTCGGCGAGGGGGAGGCCGGCGCCGGGGCCGGGGCGCACTCGGAGTAG